Proteins encoded within one genomic window of Dyadobacter chenhuakuii:
- a CDS encoding TonB-dependent receptor yields MKNRFKSAILTIAFLFPLYLFAQDATVNATVTGKVLDVGTDEPLIGATVTIKGTTNGSVTDSNGEFSLVTGQILPFTLIVTYVGYVKKEVLINESKVEIKLAVNNTQLDDVVISSRRRQESAQEVPIPISVIGGTRAEDAGAFNVNRLKELVPTVQLYASNARNTTLNIRGLGSTYGLTNDGIDPGVGFYVDGVYYARPAATALDFIDIERVEVLRGPQGTLFGKNTTAGAFNITTRAASFTTGANLELSYGNLGYIQAKASVTGPLSKKLAARVSFTGTQRNGTFFNEHTQLPINDINNIGVRGQLLYTPSEKVNITVIGDVSDQKPTGYGWPVAGVVTTKRAGYRQFNSIIADLGYTLPYKSAFERRLDLDTPSKADNRLGGVSVNADIKIGNGTLTSTSAWRYWKWTPLNDRDYIGLPVFTISSGNSAHDQWSQELRYSGKISPKLSGVIGVFGLWQDLTSDPVQTEEAGSAQWRFAQSSTSPLWQTPGLFDNFGIRTTNRIKSTSLAVFAQADWAVADKFHILPGVRYNYDKKVVDYSRVAYGGLQTTDTELLKLKNGVYSNQAFNTDYAEGNFSGQLSVQYRASTRFNAYATYSVGFKPIGVNVGGLPTANGAVLLDLAKVKPEFVEHKEFGIKTRPTGNSVLNLTFFRSDIDDFQTQVQTPEPGVNRGYLANAENVRVQGAELDGNIRFGALTLNAAVAYTDGKYVKFTNAPVPLEEVGGPQAFKDVSGGRLPGISKWSGSVGGEVIAKGKLIGLKGNFFLSVDEYYRSEFSSSPSPSQYLNIDGYGLTNARAGFRASNGITFFLWGRNLFNKNYYEQLLAAPGSYGQYAGIVGDQRTYGVTLRYSL; encoded by the coding sequence ATGAAAAATCGTTTTAAGTCAGCCATTCTGACAATTGCCTTTCTTTTTCCCCTCTATTTATTCGCGCAGGATGCCACCGTTAATGCCACGGTAACCGGGAAAGTACTGGATGTCGGCACAGACGAGCCCTTGATCGGCGCGACAGTTACCATTAAAGGGACAACCAACGGAAGTGTTACGGATTCCAACGGTGAATTCAGTCTCGTTACCGGCCAGATCCTGCCATTTACATTAATCGTAACCTATGTGGGTTATGTAAAAAAAGAAGTCCTGATCAATGAAAGTAAAGTCGAGATAAAACTCGCCGTGAATAATACGCAGCTGGATGATGTGGTGATTTCCTCCCGTCGTCGTCAGGAATCTGCCCAGGAAGTGCCCATCCCTATTTCGGTGATTGGCGGAACGAGGGCTGAGGATGCGGGTGCATTTAATGTGAACCGCTTGAAAGAACTGGTGCCTACCGTGCAGCTTTACGCTTCCAACGCAAGAAACACAACCTTGAACATCCGTGGATTGGGTTCTACTTACGGACTTACCAATGACGGGATTGACCCGGGTGTAGGTTTTTATGTAGATGGCGTTTACTATGCCCGTCCGGCGGCAACCGCATTGGATTTTATAGACATTGAACGCGTTGAAGTTTTGCGCGGACCACAAGGAACGCTTTTTGGTAAAAACACAACGGCGGGTGCATTTAACATTACAACGCGCGCCGCAAGTTTTACAACCGGTGCCAACCTCGAACTAAGCTATGGTAACCTGGGATATATCCAGGCAAAAGCTTCGGTAACGGGCCCATTGAGCAAAAAGCTTGCCGCACGGGTGTCTTTTACAGGAACGCAGCGTAACGGCACATTTTTCAATGAGCATACGCAACTGCCAATCAATGATATCAACAACATTGGTGTAAGAGGGCAGCTGCTATACACGCCTTCGGAAAAGGTCAACATTACGGTCATCGGAGATGTTTCAGATCAGAAACCTACGGGATATGGCTGGCCGGTGGCCGGGGTTGTAACAACCAAAAGGGCTGGTTACAGACAATTTAACAGCATTATTGCTGATCTGGGCTACACACTTCCTTACAAAAGTGCTTTCGAGCGCAGATTGGACTTGGACACTCCGTCCAAAGCAGATAACCGCTTAGGTGGTGTTTCCGTGAATGCAGATATCAAAATCGGGAACGGAACATTGACCTCTACTTCTGCGTGGCGTTACTGGAAATGGACGCCTTTGAATGACCGCGACTATATCGGACTTCCTGTATTTACGATTTCTTCGGGTAACTCCGCACATGATCAATGGTCACAGGAACTGCGTTATTCAGGGAAAATTTCTCCGAAGCTTAGCGGGGTGATCGGCGTATTCGGCCTTTGGCAAGACTTGACTTCTGACCCCGTTCAAACAGAAGAAGCGGGTTCTGCACAATGGAGGTTCGCGCAAAGCTCTACCAGCCCGTTATGGCAAACACCAGGATTGTTCGACAACTTCGGGATCAGAACAACAAACCGCATCAAAAGCACAAGTTTAGCCGTTTTTGCACAAGCTGACTGGGCTGTGGCCGACAAGTTCCACATTCTGCCAGGAGTTCGTTACAATTATGATAAGAAAGTGGTGGATTACAGCAGGGTGGCTTACGGCGGCTTGCAGACAACCGATACGGAATTGTTGAAACTGAAAAACGGCGTTTACAGCAACCAGGCTTTCAATACGGATTATGCTGAGGGCAATTTCTCGGGGCAGTTATCAGTCCAATACAGGGCCAGCACACGTTTCAATGCATATGCCACCTATTCGGTTGGATTTAAGCCAATTGGTGTGAATGTGGGTGGGTTACCAACAGCAAACGGGGCCGTTTTGCTTGATCTGGCGAAAGTAAAACCGGAATTTGTTGAGCACAAAGAATTTGGTATCAAAACAAGACCAACAGGCAACTCGGTTTTGAACCTGACATTCTTCCGCTCCGACATCGATGATTTTCAGACACAGGTGCAAACGCCTGAGCCTGGCGTAAACCGCGGTTACCTGGCCAATGCTGAGAACGTGCGTGTACAAGGTGCGGAATTGGATGGTAACATTCGTTTTGGCGCATTGACGTTGAATGCTGCGGTAGCTTATACAGATGGCAAATATGTGAAATTCACCAATGCTCCGGTTCCTTTGGAAGAAGTAGGCGGGCCGCAGGCTTTCAAAGATGTTTCGGGCGGACGTCTGCCGGGAATTTCTAAATGGTCTGGCTCTGTGGGTGGTGAAGTGATTGCGAAGGGAAAGTTGATTGGCTTAAAAGGTAACTTCTTCCTGAGCGTGGATGAATATTATCGCTCAGAGTTCTCTTCAAGCCCGTCCCCATCTCAATATCTGAACATTGATGGCTACGGTCTGACAAACGCAAGAGCGGGTTTCAGAGCTTCCAACGGCATCACATTCTTCCTTTGGGGACGCAATTTGTTTAACAAAAATTACTACGAACAATTGCTTGCTGCGCCGGGAAGTTACGGACAGTACGCCGGGATCGTTGGTGATCAGAGAACTTATGGAGTTACTTTAAGATATTCTCTTTGA
- a CDS encoding DUF1810 domain-containing protein, with protein MESDLDKFITAQEHDYDGALAEIRRGRKQGHWIWYVFPQIKGLGMSSTSVHYAIQDIGQANRYLQNPVLGNRLIEISNAILAIEGKSANQIVGSPDDMKLRSSMTLFSMTDDADPVFQAVLDKYFDGKPDQRTIEILNKQH; from the coding sequence ATGGAATCAGACCTTGATAAATTCATAACCGCCCAGGAGCATGACTATGATGGGGCTTTGGCGGAGATACGGCGGGGGCGGAAGCAGGGGCATTGGATATGGTATGTTTTTCCGCAGATTAAGGGGTTGGGTATGAGCAGCACTTCGGTGCATTATGCGATTCAGGATATCGGGCAGGCGAACCGTTACTTGCAAAATCCGGTTTTGGGGAACAGACTGATTGAGATCTCAAATGCGATCCTGGCTATCGAAGGCAAGTCAGCCAACCAGATCGTTGGAAGCCCGGACGATATGAAGTTACGGTCCAGTATGACCTTATTCAGTATGACCGATGACGCAGATCCTGTTTTCCAGGCTGTCCTCGATAAATATTTTGATGGTAAGCCGGATCAGAGAACCATCGAAATCCTCAATAAACAGCATTGA
- a CDS encoding histone deacetylase family protein, translated as MFPIAFDPIYKYPVPDGHRFPMDKYELLPMQLLREGIAVESDFFSPEPVDMQAVYAVHDRAYADRIVQGALSKQEMRRIGFAQSPVLAERELRITNGTVQGALKALETGIAFNIAGGTHHAGRDFGEGFCMINDHAVAAQYLIDHKLCRQVLIVDLDVHQGNGTAQIFTNQPLVFTFSMHGKNNYPFRKEKSDLDVPLDDKTGDDIYLKILENTLPELLEQVKPDFIFYQAGVDILQTDKIGRMSCTERGCQLRDEMVMQLAHKHSIPMQCSMGGGYSPQLRTILNAHANTYRVARQIF; from the coding sequence ATGTTCCCCATTGCGTTTGACCCTATATATAAGTACCCGGTGCCGGACGGGCATCGTTTTCCGATGGATAAATATGAGCTGCTCCCTATGCAGCTACTGCGCGAAGGCATTGCGGTGGAATCGGATTTTTTCAGTCCGGAACCTGTTGATATGCAGGCAGTATATGCAGTCCATGATCGCGCTTACGCGGACCGCATCGTTCAGGGAGCGCTTAGCAAGCAGGAAATGCGGCGTATCGGTTTTGCGCAGTCGCCTGTGCTGGCGGAACGGGAGTTGCGGATAACCAACGGGACAGTGCAAGGCGCGCTGAAAGCATTGGAAACAGGAATCGCATTCAACATTGCAGGCGGCACCCACCATGCCGGACGCGATTTCGGGGAAGGATTTTGCATGATCAACGACCACGCCGTTGCAGCCCAGTATTTAATTGATCATAAGTTGTGCAGGCAAGTCCTAATTGTTGATCTGGATGTGCACCAGGGCAATGGAACAGCGCAGATTTTCACAAATCAGCCGCTGGTTTTTACATTTTCCATGCATGGGAAAAATAACTATCCTTTCAGAAAAGAAAAGAGCGATCTGGATGTGCCGCTGGATGATAAAACCGGTGATGATATTTATTTAAAGATATTGGAAAACACACTCCCTGAACTCTTAGAGCAGGTAAAGCCCGACTTTATTTTCTACCAGGCAGGTGTTGACATTCTGCAAACCGATAAGATCGGGCGGATGTCGTGCACGGAGCGGGGGTGCCAGTTAAGGGACGAAATGGTAATGCAGCTGGCCCACAAGCACAGCATTCCCATGCAATGCAGCATGGGCGGCGGTTATTCTCCGCAACTCAGGACCATTTTGAATGCGCACGCAAATACATATCGGGTCGCCAGACAAATATTTTAG
- a CDS encoding alpha-amylase family protein, producing the protein MKQLNRFLLFILLVLPAYGHAQDKLAPVDLKNHIWFKNSIIYNLEVGVFKDSDGDGRGDFQGLIEKLDYIRALGVDIIWLAPFQPSPGKDDGYDVADFYGVDEKLGTSGDFAEFVFQAQKRGIRVIIDLVINHTSDQHSWFQQARKSKDSKYRDWYIWSDKLPKDYNNGMVFPGVQKAVWDMDTLAGQYYYHRFYPFQPDLNFANPAVVEESQKIIGYWLGQGVSGFRLDAVPFIIEIPKTGSEKPKLDYKFLMDIRQFAQTRRADVVILGEANVVPEENQNYFGKNGEGMQMMFNFFANQYLFYALATGNIDPFKKAISETQIIPDASQWAHFLRNHDEVDLGRLSDKQRQEVYAKFGPDTSMQLYDRGIRRRLATMLGNNRKHMELAYSLLFSLPGTPVIRYGDELGMGDDLRLKERISVRTPMQWTAEKNAGFTTADTAFRPVIDFGDHGYKKINVEDQTRDSASLLNWTTALIKLRKSCPEIGLGTYRILDAGSAAVFAIQYEHEGKSLVVLHNFSDRPTQSRINIPGNKLLVDLIDEDDQKASDGKYSIKLDGYGYKWFRIK; encoded by the coding sequence ATGAAGCAGCTCAACCGATTTTTGCTTTTTATCTTACTCGTATTGCCTGCATACGGCCACGCGCAGGACAAACTCGCGCCGGTCGATCTGAAAAACCACATCTGGTTTAAAAACAGCATTATATATAATCTCGAAGTAGGGGTTTTTAAGGATAGCGATGGAGATGGCCGCGGCGATTTTCAAGGGCTGATCGAGAAGCTGGACTATATCCGTGCATTGGGTGTGGATATAATCTGGCTGGCACCTTTTCAGCCTTCGCCGGGCAAGGATGATGGGTATGATGTAGCTGATTTTTATGGCGTTGACGAGAAGTTGGGGACAAGCGGTGACTTTGCCGAATTCGTTTTTCAGGCACAAAAAAGGGGCATTCGGGTAATTATCGATCTCGTGATCAACCACACATCCGATCAGCATTCCTGGTTTCAGCAGGCCCGAAAAAGTAAGGATTCCAAGTATCGCGACTGGTACATCTGGTCCGACAAGCTGCCGAAAGACTATAACAATGGAATGGTGTTCCCGGGCGTGCAAAAGGCGGTTTGGGATATGGATACACTGGCCGGGCAATATTATTACCACCGTTTTTACCCTTTTCAGCCCGATCTGAATTTTGCAAATCCCGCCGTCGTGGAAGAAAGTCAGAAGATCATCGGTTACTGGCTGGGTCAGGGCGTTTCGGGCTTTCGCCTGGATGCGGTGCCATTTATTATTGAAATACCTAAAACAGGCAGCGAAAAACCCAAGCTGGACTACAAATTCCTGATGGATATCAGGCAGTTTGCACAAACGCGCAGAGCTGATGTCGTCATTCTTGGCGAAGCTAATGTTGTGCCTGAGGAAAATCAGAATTACTTTGGAAAAAATGGGGAGGGCATGCAAATGATGTTCAACTTCTTTGCCAACCAGTATTTATTTTATGCGCTTGCTACCGGCAACATTGATCCTTTCAAGAAAGCCATTTCCGAAACGCAGATCATTCCGGACGCCTCGCAATGGGCACATTTCCTGCGCAATCACGATGAAGTAGACCTGGGAAGGCTATCCGATAAACAGCGACAGGAAGTTTATGCCAAGTTCGGCCCGGATACCAGCATGCAGCTTTACGACCGGGGCATCCGCCGGCGGCTGGCAACCATGCTGGGCAACAACCGCAAGCATATGGAGCTGGCTTACAGCCTGTTATTTTCACTCCCGGGAACTCCCGTGATCCGCTACGGCGATGAGCTCGGGATGGGCGACGACCTTCGTTTAAAAGAACGCATTTCCGTGCGCACGCCTATGCAATGGACAGCGGAAAAAAATGCCGGCTTCACAACAGCTGATACAGCCTTCCGTCCGGTAATTGATTTCGGTGATCATGGTTATAAGAAAATCAATGTTGAAGATCAAACCCGGGACTCAGCGTCGTTGCTGAACTGGACGACGGCATTGATTAAACTCCGCAAATCCTGCCCGGAAATCGGGTTAGGAACCTATAGAATCCTGGACGCCGGTTCAGCCGCTGTCTTTGCGATCCAGTATGAGCATGAAGGGAAATCGCTGGTGGTGCTGCACAATTTCAGCGACCGGCCGACACAGTCGAGGATTAACATTCCCGGAAATAAATTATTGGTCGATCTGATCGATGAAGACGATCAGAAGGCTTCCGATGGGAAATACAGCATTAAGCTTGATGGCTACGGCTATAAATGGTTCCGGATTAAATAG
- a CDS encoding pseudouridylate synthase — protein MSTSLTSISEDYFTPFEHAERYVLPEKFTFPFNYTPHPLSLLAVSMLQSHLETQQEWAHNFGLSDDPENIIGKMFGVLVVETEQRQIGYLAAFSGKLAGGNHHAKFVPPIFDGVAEGGFLNAGMTELSRINEAIRVLEFDKGEAFEAKIQNLKAIRKGHSLSLQNAIFDQYSFLNQAGTRKSLRDIFADASYKNPPAGAGECAAPKLLQHAFLNKMKPLAMAEFWWGMSPKSAFWKHGQFYPACQEKCAPILDHMLAGIAMEANPEHSVAI, from the coding sequence TTGTCAACTTCATTAACCTCCATTTCAGAAGATTATTTCACGCCGTTCGAGCACGCGGAGCGGTATGTGTTACCTGAGAAATTTACATTCCCATTCAACTATACGCCGCATCCATTAAGCTTACTGGCCGTTTCCATGCTGCAATCACATCTGGAAACACAGCAGGAATGGGCACATAATTTCGGCTTGTCTGACGATCCTGAGAATATCATTGGTAAAATGTTCGGCGTGCTGGTGGTGGAAACAGAGCAGCGTCAGATCGGCTATCTCGCTGCCTTCTCGGGAAAGCTGGCCGGGGGAAATCACCATGCCAAATTCGTCCCTCCTATCTTCGACGGCGTTGCAGAAGGCGGCTTCCTGAATGCAGGCATGACCGAACTTTCACGCATTAACGAAGCGATTAGAGTGCTGGAATTCGACAAAGGCGAAGCGTTTGAAGCAAAGATCCAGAACTTGAAGGCGATTAGGAAAGGTCACTCGCTTTCCCTGCAAAACGCGATTTTCGATCAATACAGCTTCCTAAACCAGGCAGGCACGCGCAAGAGCTTGCGAGACATATTTGCCGATGCTTCCTACAAAAACCCGCCCGCCGGCGCAGGTGAATGTGCTGCTCCTAAATTGCTTCAACACGCCTTTCTCAATAAAATGAAACCGCTGGCTATGGCCGAATTCTGGTGGGGAATGTCTCCTAAATCTGCGTTCTGGAAACACGGCCAGTTTTATCCGGCGTGCCAGGAAAAGTGCGCGCCTATCCTTGACCATATGCTGGCAGGCATTGCTATGGAAGCCAATCCCGAGCATTCCGTGGCTATTTAA
- a CDS encoding alginate export family protein: MWRVLLLVLGCCCILNLPVFSQDSDSVKNELIIDFEVRPRAEFRDNFMLTPADSVMPELFATQRNRLSINYLTKRFRFHASPQEIHAWGKSGQVSRIGSINAYELYAEGLINKHISVRVGRQALTLDNGRIFSAAPWSQQGRAHEGIRFFFNKQLNTDLTIALTRPYGHAFDAAYSPVASHQYNLLFVHHLKYTFKNHITLTTINTLEDFDKNSKQQQHYQRITNGGRLEYSQGWLYGTVNAYYQYGENAAGKKIRAYYIQPEISAVVNKATLRLGAEVISGDRRTVPKNVSNSFVPLYGVAWKFMGNMNLFTRFPADLNDRGLVNPYLFILYQINKKISVRSDFHLFYSKHPLSESKNFSGNYLGFENDISVNYKPVKRLEIIYGLSSTFATERMELLKKVPDSGKVPVWSFLMISYTPRLLHRKQSVD; encoded by the coding sequence ATGTGGCGTGTCTTGCTGCTGGTTTTGGGATGTTGCTGCATCCTGAATTTGCCTGTTTTCTCACAGGATAGCGATTCGGTTAAGAATGAACTGATCATTGATTTCGAAGTAAGGCCGCGTGCCGAGTTTCGGGATAATTTCATGCTTACACCCGCTGATTCGGTCATGCCGGAATTGTTCGCCACGCAAAGGAACAGACTAAGTATCAATTACCTGACCAAGCGTTTCAGGTTTCATGCCTCTCCTCAGGAAATTCACGCCTGGGGGAAATCGGGTCAGGTTTCGCGCATTGGCAGCATTAATGCGTATGAGTTGTATGCCGAAGGGCTTATTAACAAACACATTTCCGTCCGGGTTGGCAGGCAGGCGTTGACTCTGGATAATGGCCGGATCTTCTCGGCAGCGCCATGGAGTCAGCAGGGCCGGGCACATGAAGGCATCCGGTTTTTCTTCAATAAACAACTTAATACCGATCTGACGATTGCATTAACCCGGCCATATGGACATGCCTTTGATGCGGCCTACTCGCCCGTGGCATCGCATCAGTATAATCTGCTTTTTGTGCATCACCTGAAATACACTTTTAAAAACCACATCACACTGACCACCATTAATACGCTGGAAGATTTTGACAAAAACAGCAAGCAGCAGCAACATTATCAGCGCATTACAAACGGCGGACGACTGGAGTACAGCCAGGGCTGGCTTTACGGAACGGTGAATGCATATTACCAGTATGGCGAAAATGCTGCCGGTAAGAAAATCAGGGCGTATTACATTCAGCCCGAGATTAGCGCTGTCGTGAACAAAGCCACATTACGTCTGGGCGCCGAAGTGATCAGTGGCGACAGGAGAACGGTTCCCAAAAACGTTTCTAATTCGTTTGTGCCGCTGTATGGTGTTGCATGGAAATTCATGGGTAATATGAACCTGTTCACCCGGTTTCCCGCCGATCTGAATGATAGAGGGCTGGTTAACCCTTATCTGTTTATTTTATATCAAATCAATAAAAAAATTAGCGTGCGTTCGGATTTTCACCTGTTTTATTCCAAACATCCGCTTAGCGAAAGCAAAAACTTCTCCGGCAATTATCTGGGTTTCGAAAACGACATTTCCGTCAATTACAAGCCTGTGAAAAGATTGGAAATTATCTATGGTCTATCGTCGACCTTTGCTACCGAACGCATGGAACTGCTCAAAAAAGTCCCTGATTCGGGCAAAGTCCCGGTTTGGAGTTTTCTGATGATTTCTTACACGCCCCGGTTGCTGCACAGGAAGCAAAGTGTTGACTAG
- a CDS encoding glycoside hydrolase family 28 protein has translation MMTFKLRFANIALMALYSLGAVAQSSENYSWTNLPKARQPVFKQDTVRITAYGATPDGHTLNTEAIHKAIDAVNKKGGGVVLVPAGLWMTGPIVMKSNINLHLSENATLLFTPDKTQYALTEGFYEGKSAARNQSPISGIDLENVAITGKGIVDGNGDVWRAVHKSQLTESHWKEKVASGGVLKDDGKTWYPSQQFKDASTGNKSMLLTAGKKPADFADMKDFLRPNLVVFNNCKKVLLEGVTFQNSAAWCIHPLMCEDLTIRNVRVKNPEYAHNGDGMDIESCKNFLIEGCTLDVGDDAICIKSGKDEEGRKRGMPTENGLIRNNIVYNGHGGFVVGSEMSGGARNIFVQNCTFMGTDKGLRFKSVRGRGGVVEKIYAKDIYMKDIAQEAVFFDLFYFVKFATDGARDMREVVNEGTPVFRDMHFENIVCNGATKGVFIRGLAEMPVRNIVMENMVLKAEKGIELTDGDQIRFKNVKLITEHTKPVIFIENGTQIRFDEISYNDKSDVLISVNGERSADIKMDNTDFSKAQKTKELSNGAQDKSLTLK, from the coding sequence ATGATGACATTTAAATTACGATTCGCGAACATTGCGTTAATGGCGCTTTACTCCTTAGGCGCTGTCGCCCAGAGCAGTGAAAATTATAGCTGGACAAACTTGCCGAAAGCCCGGCAGCCTGTTTTTAAGCAAGATACGGTCCGTATTACAGCATACGGCGCAACACCGGATGGCCATACATTGAATACAGAAGCCATCCATAAAGCCATTGATGCCGTGAACAAAAAAGGTGGAGGCGTCGTGCTGGTGCCAGCGGGACTCTGGATGACCGGACCTATCGTCATGAAAAGCAACATTAACCTGCATTTAAGCGAAAATGCAACGCTGCTTTTCACGCCCGACAAAACGCAATATGCCCTTACCGAAGGATTTTATGAGGGGAAAAGCGCAGCCCGTAACCAATCGCCCATTTCGGGTATCGACCTCGAAAATGTCGCTATTACCGGCAAGGGCATTGTGGATGGCAATGGTGACGTCTGGCGCGCGGTGCATAAAAGCCAGTTGACCGAAAGCCACTGGAAAGAAAAAGTGGCGTCAGGAGGCGTTCTGAAAGACGATGGCAAAACCTGGTATCCAAGCCAGCAGTTTAAGGATGCCAGCACCGGAAATAAAAGCATGTTGCTCACGGCCGGCAAAAAGCCAGCGGATTTTGCTGATATGAAGGATTTCCTGAGGCCTAACCTCGTTGTTTTCAACAATTGTAAAAAAGTGTTGCTCGAAGGCGTAACATTCCAGAACTCGGCCGCCTGGTGTATCCACCCGCTCATGTGCGAGGATCTGACAATTCGAAACGTGCGCGTAAAAAATCCGGAATATGCGCATAATGGCGATGGAATGGATATCGAGTCTTGCAAAAACTTTTTAATTGAAGGCTGCACGCTCGACGTTGGCGATGATGCCATTTGTATCAAATCGGGCAAAGATGAAGAAGGCAGGAAGCGCGGCATGCCTACTGAAAATGGTTTGATCAGAAATAACATTGTTTATAACGGGCACGGAGGTTTTGTCGTAGGCAGCGAAATGAGTGGAGGGGCAAGGAATATTTTTGTTCAGAACTGCACATTCATGGGCACCGACAAAGGGCTGCGTTTCAAATCCGTGCGGGGCCGGGGAGGCGTCGTCGAGAAGATTTATGCGAAGGATATTTATATGAAGGACATTGCGCAGGAAGCGGTGTTTTTTGATCTGTTCTATTTTGTAAAATTTGCCACAGATGGCGCTCGTGACATGCGGGAAGTGGTGAACGAAGGAACGCCGGTTTTCCGCGATATGCATTTTGAGAATATTGTTTGCAATGGCGCCACAAAGGGCGTGTTCATCCGGGGACTTGCCGAAATGCCTGTCCGGAACATTGTTATGGAGAATATGGTCTTAAAAGCCGAAAAGGGCATTGAGCTCACCGACGGCGATCAGATCCGGTTCAAAAATGTAAAGCTGATCACCGAGCATACCAAGCCGGTTATCTTCATTGAAAATGGCACGCAGATCCGTTTTGACGAGATCAGTTATAATGACAAAAGCGATGTTCTCATTTCAGTGAACGGAGAGAGAAGTGCAGACATTAAAATGGATAATACGGACTTCTCCAAAGCGCAAAAAACCAAAGAATTGAGCAACGGTGCACAAGATAAAAGCCTGACATTAAAGTAA